In Bacillota bacterium, one genomic interval encodes:
- a CDS encoding ZIP family metal transporter: MLLGLFAGVLGTASGGLFSFLLWRPRKKLLSLLLGLSAGIMLVIIFMELLSESVSIGGLWMGLIGLTLGILLLYVLDLFFPHQHFGAEGEQKNRLRQAGILLGIGIALHNVPEGLAIGSSYYADVGFGLEIAIIMALHNVPEGIAMATTMKMGGFRNLTIILATILAGLPMAFGGMAGALIGSISSTFLSSSLAFAAGAMLYIVCDELIPEAHNTSEGHSATLGIVFGVIIGMFILSAQ; encoded by the coding sequence ATGCTTCTGGGCCTTTTTGCCGGGGTGTTGGGTACTGCCAGCGGTGGTTTGTTCTCGTTCTTGCTCTGGAGGCCCCGGAAAAAACTTTTGAGCCTGCTGCTGGGCCTCTCGGCAGGGATAATGCTGGTCATCATCTTCATGGAGTTGTTGTCCGAATCGGTTTCCATAGGCGGACTATGGATGGGGTTGATTGGCCTGACCCTGGGGATATTGCTACTTTACGTTCTCGATTTATTTTTTCCCCACCAGCATTTTGGTGCTGAAGGGGAGCAGAAAAATCGTCTGCGCCAGGCAGGGATTTTGCTCGGTATCGGCATTGCGCTGCACAATGTTCCGGAAGGCCTGGCCATCGGATCCAGTTATTACGCGGATGTGGGTTTTGGCCTGGAAATTGCCATCATCATGGCTCTTCACAATGTCCCGGAAGGCATCGCCATGGCCACGACCATGAAAATGGGAGGATTTCGCAACCTTACAATCATTTTGGCCACGATACTGGCTGGATTGCCGATGGCGTTTGGTGGCATGGCCGGGGCCCTGATCGGCAGCATTTCCTCTACCTTTTTGAGCAGCTCGCTTGCTTTTGCTGCGGGGGCCATGCTGTATATTGTCTGTGATGAATTGATTCCCGAGGCCCACAATACTTCCGAGGGGCACTCGGCCACATTGGGGATTGTCTTTGGCGTTATCATAGGGATGTTCATTTTATCTGCCCAGTAG
- the carB gene encoding carbamoyl-phosphate synthase large subunit: MIEKVDLQKVAVIGSGPIIIGQAAEFDYAGSQACRSLREEGLEVVLVNSNPATIMTDLEMADRIYMEPLTLEVLTGILEQERPQGLLPTLGGQVGLNLAKELYRAGVLERLGIALLGISMDTIEKAEDRERFKHFMASLGEPVPPSVVVDNVEDAALFASEVGYPVIVRPAYTLGGTGGGMVKSPDELHATVLRGLKHSIINQALIEKSVAGWKEIEFEVIRDGADNCIIVCSMENIDPAGIHTGDSMVIAPVQTLGTSEYLMLRDASYRIIRALGVEGGCNIQFALDPGSLDYAVIEVNPRVSRSSALASKATGYPIARVAGKIAIGLHLDQITNAITGLKNACFEPVMDYCVVKIPRWPFDKFALAQRNLGTQMKATGEVMAIERSVEAALMKAARSLEIGVSGLSLPGTENKSETDIRRRLAEPDDERLFIIAEALRREMSTEEIGRLTGIDLFFINKINNIIEIEKKINHIGEEGKIMPPQLWKQAREAGFTDVFLHELMGDGGRKAKGHDRWGNISPVYKKVDACAGGAETMPRYLYSSYGDDDESLPTRARKMIVLGSGPIRIGQGIEFDYCSVHASWALRDEGIETIIINSNPETVSTDFDTSDRLYFEPVTLEDVMNIVERERPEGVIVQFGGQTAINIAGSLHRKGVRIVGTSVDSIDRTEDREKFDLILEELDLKRPPGKACYSLEQALKTASAVGYPVVVRPSYVLGGRAMEIVYRDEELKDYMETAVKVSPNHPVLVDKYLDGLEIEVDAVCDGEDILIPGIMEHIERAGVHSGDSIAVYPPQRLSEDIYGELLSSTRRLGRALDVRGMINAQYVVYGGELYLLEVNPRSSRTVPFMSKVTGIPLIKLAVKVSLGQTLQELGYCSGIIDPPPYVSVKAPVFSFGKIMDLDTVLGPEMKSTGEVIGMGPTFASALYKALVAAGFSLPAGGRILATIADKDKKEAMPMIRGLSALGYEIMATGGTADFLQRNGVPVKRVRKVGEGSPHIIDLLRNGEINLVLNTLTKGKIPERDGFRIRRAAAEHNVYCLTSLDTAREIYHALCYIRRGKKLEYITIQDYLDRRNVSCSSQ; this comes from the coding sequence GGTGTCCTGGAGAGATTGGGTATAGCATTGCTCGGTATTTCCATGGATACGATAGAGAAAGCGGAGGATCGGGAACGGTTCAAACACTTCATGGCCTCGCTCGGTGAGCCGGTTCCACCCAGTGTGGTGGTGGACAATGTCGAAGATGCAGCCCTGTTTGCTTCCGAGGTGGGGTACCCGGTGATCGTCCGCCCTGCTTATACGCTTGGGGGAACGGGGGGCGGGATGGTGAAGAGCCCGGATGAACTGCATGCAACGGTACTCAGGGGCTTGAAGCATAGTATCATCAATCAGGCTCTCATCGAGAAGAGTGTGGCTGGCTGGAAGGAGATCGAGTTTGAAGTGATACGCGATGGGGCGGATAATTGTATCATTGTATGTAGCATGGAAAATATAGATCCAGCTGGAATCCATACCGGCGACAGTATGGTGATCGCCCCTGTGCAGACGCTTGGAACTTCCGAATATCTCATGTTGAGAGATGCTTCATACAGGATCATCAGGGCTCTCGGGGTTGAAGGGGGTTGCAACATCCAGTTTGCCCTTGACCCGGGGAGTTTGGATTACGCGGTCATTGAAGTCAATCCGCGGGTTAGCCGTTCCAGTGCCCTGGCTTCCAAGGCTACCGGTTATCCGATTGCCAGGGTTGCCGGCAAGATTGCCATCGGATTGCACCTTGACCAGATTACCAATGCCATTACAGGATTGAAAAATGCTTGTTTCGAACCGGTGATGGATTACTGTGTAGTCAAGATTCCGCGCTGGCCTTTCGATAAATTTGCCCTGGCCCAGCGCAATCTTGGCACGCAGATGAAGGCCACGGGTGAGGTGATGGCCATAGAAAGATCGGTGGAGGCAGCCCTCATGAAGGCGGCTCGTTCATTGGAGATAGGAGTTTCGGGGCTTTCTCTTCCCGGTACCGAAAACAAATCGGAGACAGACATTCGCAGGAGGCTGGCCGAGCCGGATGATGAAAGGTTGTTCATCATCGCCGAGGCTCTGCGCCGCGAGATGAGCACGGAAGAGATTGGCCGTCTCACCGGAATAGACCTCTTTTTTATCAACAAGATCAACAATATCATAGAAATTGAGAAAAAAATAAATCACATCGGTGAAGAAGGTAAAATCATGCCTCCACAATTGTGGAAACAGGCCAGGGAGGCCGGTTTTACAGATGTTTTTTTGCATGAATTGATGGGAGATGGCGGAAGAAAGGCGAAGGGGCATGACCGATGGGGCAATATTTCACCGGTTTACAAAAAGGTTGATGCCTGTGCCGGAGGGGCTGAAACCATGCCGCGCTATCTGTATTCATCCTACGGTGATGACGATGAATCTCTCCCCACCAGGGCGAGGAAAATGATCGTGCTGGGAAGTGGCCCCATCAGGATCGGGCAGGGCATAGAATTCGATTATTGTTCGGTCCATGCTTCCTGGGCCCTGAGGGATGAGGGCATTGAAACGATCATCATCAACAGTAATCCCGAGACGGTAAGCACCGATTTTGACACTTCGGACCGGCTGTATTTTGAACCGGTTACCCTGGAGGATGTAATGAACATTGTTGAACGGGAAAGGCCGGAAGGGGTTATTGTCCAATTCGGAGGACAGACGGCTATCAACATTGCCGGATCCCTTCACCGGAAAGGAGTCAGGATCGTCGGCACTTCCGTGGACAGTATCGACAGAACGGAGGATCGGGAAAAATTTGATCTGATTCTTGAGGAACTTGATTTGAAACGCCCGCCCGGGAAAGCCTGCTACTCGCTTGAACAGGCCCTGAAAACTGCTTCTGCAGTGGGTTATCCGGTGGTGGTCAGGCCTTCCTATGTGCTAGGCGGCCGGGCCATGGAAATTGTTTACCGCGACGAAGAACTGAAGGATTACATGGAAACGGCGGTCAAGGTCTCTCCAAACCATCCCGTGCTGGTGGACAAATATCTCGATGGCCTGGAGATCGAGGTTGATGCTGTATGCGACGGTGAAGACATATTGATACCGGGAATCATGGAACATATCGAGCGTGCAGGGGTTCATTCCGGTGATAGCATTGCTGTCTATCCCCCGCAGAGATTGTCGGAGGACATCTACGGGGAACTGCTTTCTTCCACTCGCCGGTTGGGCAGGGCCCTGGATGTGAGGGGGATGATCAACGCCCAGTACGTGGTATACGGGGGAGAACTTTATCTGTTGGAGGTAAATCCCCGTTCCAGTCGGACTGTACCGTTCATGAGCAAGGTTACAGGTATACCGTTGATCAAACTGGCTGTTAAAGTGAGCCTGGGGCAGACACTGCAAGAGTTGGGTTACTGCAGCGGTATCATCGATCCCCCTCCGTATGTAAGTGTCAAAGCTCCGGTTTTTTCATTTGGTAAAATAATGGATCTTGACACCGTTCTTGGTCCGGAAATGAAATCCACCGGGGAGGTAATCGGGATGGGGCCCACGTTTGCTTCGGCCCTTTACAAAGCTCTGGTGGCAGCAGGTTTCTCACTGCCCGCGGGGGGCCGCATCCTGGCCACCATTGCAGACAAGGACAAAAAGGAGGCCATGCCCATGATCAGGGGGCTGTCTGCCCTTGGATACGAGATCATGGCTACCGGGGGGACAGCAGATTTTCTGCAGAGAAATGGTGTCCCGGTGAAAAGGGTTCGCAAGGTGGGGGAAGGGTCGCCCCATATCATTGATCTGCTGCGCAACGGAGAAATCAACCTTGTTTTGAACACTCTTACAAAGGGAAAAATTCCCGAGAGGGATGGGTTCAGAATTCGCCGGGCGGCGGCAGAGCATAATGTATACTGTCTTACTTCCCTGGATACGGCTCGGGAGATCTACCATGCTCTTTGCTATATCCGCAGGGGTAAAAAACTTGAATATATCACGATACAGGATTATCTTGACAGAAGGAATGTTTCTTGTTCTTCGCAATAA
- the porA gene encoding pyruvate ferredoxin oxidoreductase: MPETAAVIGTDAVAEAMRQIEPDVVSAYPITPQTSIVETFSEMVVNGKVHTEMINVESEHSAMSSCIGAAAAGARVITATSSQGLALMWELLYVASGLRLPIVMPNVNRSLSAPINIHCDHSDSMGARDAGWIQVFCENVQESYDNTIQAVKIAENKKILLPIMINLDGFIISHSVERIEYCEDEEVRSFIGSYVPDHYLLDPGQPVSMGNFDTLGGYYFEFKRAQEEAMSNALHVIEEVGREFGDKFGRYYGLFEELFLEDAQVALIAAGSAAGTVAHVVKEMRKKGLPVGLLKLRVFRPFPVRALQKALAHVPVIGVMDRSLMFAGEQGGPLFSEIRSAFYDLENRPRIFELVYGLGGRDLGTDLVENACRDLLEGRYPEGILYLGLREGDVI, from the coding sequence TTATCCTATCACGCCACAGACATCGATAGTGGAAACTTTTTCAGAGATGGTCGTGAACGGTAAAGTTCATACCGAGATGATCAATGTAGAAAGTGAACATAGCGCCATGAGTTCCTGCATTGGAGCTGCCGCTGCAGGCGCAAGGGTTATAACCGCAACTTCGTCGCAGGGGCTGGCATTGATGTGGGAACTGCTCTACGTTGCTTCCGGCCTGCGTCTCCCCATCGTCATGCCCAACGTTAACAGATCCCTGTCAGCCCCCATCAACATTCATTGTGATCATAGCGATAGTATGGGCGCACGTGATGCGGGGTGGATACAGGTGTTCTGCGAAAACGTCCAGGAATCATATGACAACACCATCCAGGCCGTGAAGATAGCCGAAAACAAGAAGATACTCCTGCCGATCATGATCAACCTGGATGGATTCATCATCAGCCACAGCGTGGAACGTATCGAGTATTGCGAAGATGAAGAAGTCCGCAGTTTTATTGGTTCCTATGTACCGGACCATTATCTTCTTGACCCCGGTCAACCTGTATCGATGGGTAATTTTGACACGTTGGGCGGTTACTATTTTGAATTCAAGCGTGCCCAGGAAGAGGCAATGAGCAATGCCCTGCACGTTATCGAGGAGGTTGGCAGGGAATTTGGGGACAAATTCGGGCGATATTATGGATTGTTCGAGGAACTTTTTCTGGAAGATGCCCAGGTAGCCCTGATAGCTGCCGGGTCAGCAGCCGGTACAGTTGCGCATGTAGTAAAAGAAATGCGGAAAAAAGGCCTGCCGGTGGGTCTTCTGAAGTTGAGGGTCTTCCGCCCATTTCCGGTAAGAGCCCTGCAAAAAGCGTTGGCTCACGTTCCCGTAATCGGAGTCATGGACCGCTCCCTGATGTTTGCCGGAGAGCAGGGCGGACCGCTATTTTCAGAGATACGTTCTGCTTTTTACGACCTGGAAAATAGACCCCGTATTTTTGAACTGGTTTATGGTCTGGGAGGAAGGGATCTGGGCACGGATCTTGTCGAAAACGCCTGCCGGGATCTTCTCGAAGGCCGTTATCCCGAGGGTATACTCTATCTTGGCTTGAGGGAAGGAGATGTTATCTGA
- the codY gene encoding GTP-sensing pleiotropic transcriptional regulator CodY, with product MTLLEKVRHMKKAIQSSTESLNFTEGACILQEGIRANIFIVSTRGQILGYSVVKDFGCSYFQENIIEKGEFPSWYNEKFLMGSDESKINIVYRSDKCVFLKDKSLDCRHHPEAMAVVPILGERRLGSLLLHRYQGEFSIDDIVLAEIGAAVISMEMMRAAEEIKIEDTRFRAILDVAFSSLSYSELEALEEIFRELAGKEGIVVASKIADNLGITRSVIVNALRKFESAGVIDSRSLGMKGTYIRVKNNVFKDEIMKRISP from the coding sequence ATGACCCTTCTAGAAAAGGTTAGACATATGAAAAAAGCGATTCAAAGTTCCACGGAATCACTTAACTTTACCGAGGGAGCCTGCATTTTGCAGGAAGGGATAAGAGCCAATATATTTATTGTCTCCACCAGGGGGCAGATTCTGGGATACAGCGTGGTCAAGGATTTCGGGTGCAGTTATTTTCAGGAGAATATTATCGAAAAAGGTGAATTTCCCTCCTGGTACAATGAAAAATTTTTGATGGGCAGCGACGAATCAAAAATCAATATAGTGTATCGAAGCGACAAATGTGTTTTTTTGAAAGACAAATCGTTGGATTGTCGGCATCATCCGGAAGCGATGGCCGTTGTGCCCATCCTTGGAGAAAGGCGACTGGGCTCTCTTCTCCTCCACAGATATCAGGGGGAATTCTCCATAGATGATATTGTTCTGGCCGAGATTGGCGCTGCCGTAATAAGTATGGAAATGATGAGGGCCGCGGAAGAAATAAAAATAGAAGATACCCGCTTTCGGGCCATTCTTGATGTGGCATTCAGCAGTCTTTCCTATTCTGAACTCGAGGCGCTGGAAGAAATATTCAGGGAATTGGCCGGCAAGGAAGGTATCGTTGTGGCCAGCAAGATAGCAGACAATCTGGGTATTACCCGTTCGGTCATCGTCAATGCTCTGCGCAAATTTGAAAGCGCCGGGGTGATAGATTCACGTTCTTTGGGGATGAAAGGCACCTATATCAGGGTAAAGAATAATGTCTTCAAGGATGAAATCATGAAAAGGATTTCCCCGTAA
- a CDS encoding pyruvate ferredoxin oxidoreductase (catalyzes the formation of acetyl-CoA from pyruvate and coenzyme A): protein MKTAEAARKKQYLSGGHRMCAGCGAPIVIRQILMAVPEDVHLVIVNPTGCLEVSTTIYPYSAWKASYLHNAFENAASTLSGVETAYRSFKKQGRLDEEYRFVAFAGDGATYDIGLQALSGALERGHRMVYVCYNNEAYMNTGIQRSGATTFGAWTTTSPIGKTGFGKTEFRKDLTSIVAAHGIPYVAQASISHWKDIINKASKAFDTKGPAFINVLSPCHRGWRFPMEETIEIARLSVQSCVWPLYEVENGKWKLNYNPKNRKKSLEEYIKPQGRFAHLLKGQSEAQLARLQQFVDGEWEALLERCGEL from the coding sequence ATGAAGACAGCCGAGGCAGCCCGTAAAAAACAATATCTAAGCGGTGGTCACCGCATGTGTGCAGGATGTGGAGCACCGATTGTCATCCGCCAAATATTGATGGCCGTTCCCGAAGATGTACATCTTGTAATCGTAAATCCAACCGGTTGTCTGGAGGTCTCCACCACGATATACCCCTACTCGGCATGGAAAGCATCCTATTTGCACAATGCATTCGAGAATGCTGCTTCCACTTTGAGCGGTGTGGAAACTGCCTATCGTAGTTTCAAAAAACAGGGACGGCTCGATGAGGAATACCGCTTTGTAGCCTTCGCCGGAGACGGCGCCACCTACGATATCGGTTTGCAAGCCCTTTCCGGGGCACTGGAACGTGGCCACAGAATGGTCTACGTCTGCTACAACAACGAGGCATACATGAACACGGGAATCCAACGTTCGGGAGCTACCACTTTTGGTGCCTGGACAACCACAAGCCCGATTGGAAAAACCGGTTTTGGCAAGACCGAATTCCGTAAAGACCTTACTTCTATCGTGGCCGCCCATGGGATACCCTACGTGGCGCAGGCCTCCATAAGCCACTGGAAAGATATCATCAACAAAGCGTCGAAAGCATTTGATACCAAGGGCCCGGCATTCATCAACGTCCTCTCACCCTGCCACAGGGGATGGAGGTTCCCCATGGAAGAAACGATCGAAATAGCCCGCCTCTCGGTCCAATCCTGTGTTTGGCCGCTGTATGAAGTGGAAAATGGGAAATGGAAGCTCAACTACAACCCCAAAAATAGAAAAAAGAGCCTGGAAGAATACATCAAACCACAGGGCCGTTTTGCACATCTGCTCAAGGGGCAGAGTGAAGCACAGCTGGCCAGGCTGCAACAGTTTGTTGATGGGGAATGGGAAGCCCTTCTTGAACGTTGCGGGGAGCTATGA